A portion of the Salminus brasiliensis chromosome 9, fSalBra1.hap2, whole genome shotgun sequence genome contains these proteins:
- the LOC140561988 gene encoding Fc receptor-like protein 5 isoform X4, whose amino-acid sequence MEFSPLSVILLLISLFGAERAEAQNYPYLSVQPHGPQIFSGETVTLTCVLPGQIVTDWRYHWYSNNIHLNSSDKHDYIIPNIKTHQSSTYRCCWYYKYAEGHYGCSADVILTVIERPRASLILALTGQIFSGETVTLTCDIKALTDTQWRYSWYKDDGENPVYSSDWEKQSVSVRESDSGKYTCKGQRRSDSQRSEISDAVTLTVSALPRATLTVEPDSTVFTGESVTLKCEIDTLDGWTYQWKKQNNLHGWSAVSQSVSHTVNSNTVTISGDAVVNRDQYWCRGERHDRPNSSQYSNSVTLSVTALPRATLTVEPDSTVFTGESVTLKCEIQSYSNWRYQWYKGSRRTAVSQSQLNFFTFISSAADQGQYWCRGERAGRPTSSQESNRVYLSVKETPKPELTSSFKGAALIGNPVTLYCELDQSAGWRFYWSKHSQTPESETTTGTHSYTIRSVSVSDGGQYWCRAGRGNPVYYTQYSDALWVNVTGNPKATVSIKPDNQVFRGETVTLRCDIQGSGDTQWTYSWNKNDHPVYPHITTQEISISFIVESDSGKYTCRGERRSDSQRSEISDAVTLTVSAEAQAVLSVSPQSWLTEGDSVTLSCEVRGSSIGWTFSWYRAVPYRQGLTQIKDSRGYFIHCVELISDSSRGSGTNYTLSPAALHHTGVYMCRAERGDPAYHTQSSNPHPLWITGLSPPASLTISPSRSQHFYLDSLSLSCKGQSNSTGWKVRRYTQSVSDCSPSWGSVTGSTCNISFLSTSHTGVYWCESESGGSSSPVNITVHSGAVILDNPVHPVTEGDPLTLRCLYRHTKPSDLTADFYKDGSFLQNQTTGEMTIHTVSKSDEGLYHCKLPEGGESPQSWVSVRGFSVSTGSAADSSLSLVGVCVGVSLTLLFIIVLILLWFYKSNKGNQQNNNQTQPEQSQRGSGAEVSQCGYTPLEAGSAHIYDAVEQANEAADTPSDVTYSEIIISKKKAKNRGKEISAQSSQMDTIYSILQSDKATDVTYAEIELKKKKKPKEKKEKVSVNADTVYSEVQQNTDRGHVSGLGESAYFIN is encoded by the exons ATGGAGTTCAGTCCACTCTCTGTAATCCTCT TGCTGATTTCACTCTTTGGAGCTGAGCGTGCTGAAG CGCAGAATTATCCATATTTGAGTGTGCAGCCTCATGGACCACAGATATTCAGTGGAGAGACCGTTACACTCACATGTGTCTTACCAGGACAGATAGTAACTGACTGGAGATACCACTGGTACAGCAACAACATTCATCTTAACTCCTCTGATAAACACGATTACATCATACCAAACATCAAAACACATCAGAGCTCAACCTACAGATGTTGCTGGTATTATAAATATGCAGAAGGACACTATGGATGTTCTGCTGATGTGATTCTCACAGTGATAG AGAGACCAAGAGCTTCACTGATTCTGGCTCTTACTGGACAGATATTTAGTGGAGAGACAGTAACTCTCACATGTGACATAAAAGCACTCACAGACACTCAGTGGAGATACAGCTGGTATAAAGATGATGGAGAGAATCCAGTTTATTCCTCTGATTGGGAAAAGCAATCAGTCAGTGTTAGAGAGTCTGACAGTGGTAAATACACCTGCAAAGGACAGAGGAGGAGTGACTCTCAGAGATCAGAGATCAGTGATGCTGTTACACTGACTGTATCTG CTTTACCCAGAGCTACGCTGACTGTAGAACCAGACAgtactgtgttcactggagagTCAGTCACTCTGAAGTGTGAGATTGACACTCTTGATGGATGGACATATCAGTGGAAGAAGCAGAATAATCTGCATGGATGGTCTGCAGTGTCTCAGTCTGTGTCTCACACTGTAAACAGCAACACTGTCACCATCAGTGGAGATGCTGTGGTTAATAGAGATCAGTATTGGTGTAGAGGAGAACGACACGACCGACCAAATTCGTCACAGTACAGTAACTCTGTTACACTCTCTGTTACAG CTTTACCCAGAGCTACACTGACTGTAGAGCCAGACAgtactgtgttcactggagagTCAGTCACTCTGAAGTGTGAGATACAATCTTACAGTAACTGGAGATATCAGTGGTATAAAGGCAGCAGGAGAACTGCAGTCTCCCAGTCTCAGCTAAACTTCTTCACCTTCATCAGTTCAGCAGCAGATCAGGGTCAATACTGgtgtagaggagagagagctggCAGACCCACATCATCTCAGGAGAGTAACAGAGTGTATCTCTCTGTTAAAG aaacacctaaacctgaactcacatccagctttaaaggagCTGCACTGATAGGAAACCCGGTGACTCTGTACTGTGAACTGGACCAGTCCGCTGGATGGAGGTTTTACTGGTCCAAACACTCACAGACCCCTGAAAGTGAGACCACCACTGGAACACACTCCTACACCATCAGATCAGTTAGCGTCTCTGATGGAGGTCAGTACTGGTGCAGAGCTGGGAGAGGAAACCCAGTCTACTACACTCAGTACAGTGATGCACTCTGGGTAAATGTTACTG GGAATCCTAAAGCTACTGTGTCCATAAAGCCTGATAATCAGGTGTTCAGAGGAGAGACTGTCACTCTCAGATGTGATATTCAGGGAAGTGGAGACACTCAGTGGACGTATAGCTGGAATAAGAATGATCACCCAGTTTACCCACACATAACAACACAGGAGATCAGTATCAGCTTTATTGTAGAGTCTGACAGTGGTAAATACACCtgcagaggagagaggaggagtgaCTCTCAGAGATCAGAGATCAGTGATGCTGTTACACTGACTGTATCTG CTGAAGCCCAGGCAGTGCTGAGTGTGTCTCCACAGAGCTGGCTGACTGAAGGAGACTCAGTGACTCTAAGCTGTGAGGTCAGAGGCTCCTCAATAGGCTGGACATTTAGCTGGTACAGAGCCGTTCCCTACAGACAAGGCTTAACTCAAATAAAAGACTCTCGTGGCTATTTTATACATTGTGTGGAGCTCATCTCAGACAGCAGCAGAGGATCTGGAACCAACTACACACTCAgccctgctgctcttcatcacACAGGAGTTTATATgtgcagagcagagagaggagacCCAGCCTATCACACACAGTCCAGCAATCCACACCCTCTATGGATCACAG GTTTGTCTCCTCCAGCAAGTCTGACCATCAGTCCCAGCAGATCTCAACACTTTTACCTGGACTCTCTCTCACTGAGCTGTAAGGGGCAGAGTAACTCTACTGGATGGAAAGTGAGACGATACACACAGAGTGTGTCAGATTGTTCACCAAGCTGGGGATCAGTTACAGGATCTACATGCAACATCAGCTTCCTCTCCACATCTCACACTGGAGTGTACTGGTGTGAGTCTGAATCTGGAGGGAGCAGCAGTCCTGTCAACATCACAGTGCACA GTGGTGCTGTGATTCTGGACAATCCTGTCCATCCTGTGACTGAGGGAGATCCTCTGACTCTACGCTGTTTATATCGCCACACAAAGCCCTCAGACCTCACAGCTGATTTCTATAAAGATGGATCATTCCTCCAGAACCAGACTACAGGAGAGATGACCATCCATACTGTCTCAAAGTCAGATGAAGGTCTCTATCACTGTAAACTCCCAGAGGGAGGAGAATCTCCACAGAGCTGGGTCTCAGTCAGAG GTTTTTCAGTTTCTACAGGTTCAGCAGCTGACTCTTCTCTCAGTCtggttggagtgtgtgtgggagtgagtTTGACCCTGCTGTTCATCATTGTGCTGATTCTGCTGTGGTTCTACAAATCTAACAAAG GAAACCAGCAGAACAACAACCAGACACAACCAGAGCAGAGTCAAAGAGGGTCAGGAGCTGAAGTCTCTCAGTGTGGATACACTCCACTGGAAGCTG GAAGTGCACACATTTATGACGCTGTTGAACAAGCAA ATGAAGCTGCAGATACACCCAGTGATGTCACTTACTCAGAGATCATCATCAGTAAGAAAAAAGCCAAGAACAGAG GCAAAGAAATTTCTGCACAATCATCACAGATGGACACAATTTACTCCATCCTTCAGTCAGACAAAGCCACAG ACGTGACGTATGCTGAGATtgaactgaaaaagaaaaagaaacccaAGGAAAAAAAAG AGAAGGTCAGTGTGAACGCTGACACTGTGTACTCAGAGGTGCAGCAGAACACAGACAGAG gtCATGTTTCTGGACTTGGTGAATCAGCATATTTTATTAACTGA
- the LOC140561988 gene encoding Fc receptor-like protein 5 isoform X1: MEFSPLSVILLLISLFGAERAEAQNYPYLSVQPHGPQIFSGETVTLTCVLPGQIVTDWRYHWYSNNIHLNSSDKHDYIIPNIKTHQSSTYRCCWYYKYAEGHYGCSADVILTVIERPRASLILALTGQIFSGETVTLTCDIKALTDTQWRYSWYKDDGENPVYSSDWEKQSVSVRESDSGKYTCKGQRRSDSQRSEISDAVTLTVSALPRATLTVEPDSTVFTGESVTLKCEIDTLDGWTYQWKKQNNLHGWSAVSQSVSHTVNSNTVTISGDAVVNRDQYWCRGERHDRPNSSQYSNSVTLSVTALPRATLTVEPDSTVFTGESVTLKCEIQSYSNWRYQWYKGSRRTAVSQSQLNFFTFISSAADQGQYWCRGERAGRPTSSQESNRVYLSVKETPKPELTSSFKGAALIGNPVTLYCELDQSAGWRFYWSKHSQTPESETTTGTHSYTIRSVSVSDGGQYWCRAGRGNPVYYTQYSDALWVNVTGNPKATVSIKPDNQVFRGETVTLRCDIQGSGDTQWTYSWNKNDHPVYPHITTQEISISFIVESDSGKYTCRGERRSDSQRSEISDAVTLTVSAEAQAVLSVSPQSWLTEGDSVTLSCEVRGSSIGWTFSWYRAVPYRQGLTQIKDSRGYFIHCVELISDSSRGSGTNYTLSPAALHHTGVYMCRAERGDPAYHTQSSNPHPLWITGLSPPASLTISPSRSQHFYLDSLSLSCKGQSNSTGWKVRRYTQSVSDCSPSWGSVTGSTCNISFLSTSHTGVYWCESESGGSSSPVNITVHSGAVILDNPVHPVTEGDPLTLRCLYRHTKPSDLTADFYKDGSFLQNQTTGEMTIHTVSKSDEGLYHCKLPEGGESPQSWVSVRGFSVSTGSAADSSLSLVGVCVGVSLTLLFIIVLILLWFYKSNKGNQQNNNQTQPEQSQRGSGAEVSQCGYTPLEAGSAHIYDAVEQANEAADTPSDVTYSEIIISKKKAKNRGKEISAQSSQMDTIYSILQSDKATDSAAGSSDVTYAEIELKKKKKPKEKKEKVSVNADTVYSEVQQNTDRGHVSGLGESAYFIN, translated from the exons ATGGAGTTCAGTCCACTCTCTGTAATCCTCT TGCTGATTTCACTCTTTGGAGCTGAGCGTGCTGAAG CGCAGAATTATCCATATTTGAGTGTGCAGCCTCATGGACCACAGATATTCAGTGGAGAGACCGTTACACTCACATGTGTCTTACCAGGACAGATAGTAACTGACTGGAGATACCACTGGTACAGCAACAACATTCATCTTAACTCCTCTGATAAACACGATTACATCATACCAAACATCAAAACACATCAGAGCTCAACCTACAGATGTTGCTGGTATTATAAATATGCAGAAGGACACTATGGATGTTCTGCTGATGTGATTCTCACAGTGATAG AGAGACCAAGAGCTTCACTGATTCTGGCTCTTACTGGACAGATATTTAGTGGAGAGACAGTAACTCTCACATGTGACATAAAAGCACTCACAGACACTCAGTGGAGATACAGCTGGTATAAAGATGATGGAGAGAATCCAGTTTATTCCTCTGATTGGGAAAAGCAATCAGTCAGTGTTAGAGAGTCTGACAGTGGTAAATACACCTGCAAAGGACAGAGGAGGAGTGACTCTCAGAGATCAGAGATCAGTGATGCTGTTACACTGACTGTATCTG CTTTACCCAGAGCTACGCTGACTGTAGAACCAGACAgtactgtgttcactggagagTCAGTCACTCTGAAGTGTGAGATTGACACTCTTGATGGATGGACATATCAGTGGAAGAAGCAGAATAATCTGCATGGATGGTCTGCAGTGTCTCAGTCTGTGTCTCACACTGTAAACAGCAACACTGTCACCATCAGTGGAGATGCTGTGGTTAATAGAGATCAGTATTGGTGTAGAGGAGAACGACACGACCGACCAAATTCGTCACAGTACAGTAACTCTGTTACACTCTCTGTTACAG CTTTACCCAGAGCTACACTGACTGTAGAGCCAGACAgtactgtgttcactggagagTCAGTCACTCTGAAGTGTGAGATACAATCTTACAGTAACTGGAGATATCAGTGGTATAAAGGCAGCAGGAGAACTGCAGTCTCCCAGTCTCAGCTAAACTTCTTCACCTTCATCAGTTCAGCAGCAGATCAGGGTCAATACTGgtgtagaggagagagagctggCAGACCCACATCATCTCAGGAGAGTAACAGAGTGTATCTCTCTGTTAAAG aaacacctaaacctgaactcacatccagctttaaaggagCTGCACTGATAGGAAACCCGGTGACTCTGTACTGTGAACTGGACCAGTCCGCTGGATGGAGGTTTTACTGGTCCAAACACTCACAGACCCCTGAAAGTGAGACCACCACTGGAACACACTCCTACACCATCAGATCAGTTAGCGTCTCTGATGGAGGTCAGTACTGGTGCAGAGCTGGGAGAGGAAACCCAGTCTACTACACTCAGTACAGTGATGCACTCTGGGTAAATGTTACTG GGAATCCTAAAGCTACTGTGTCCATAAAGCCTGATAATCAGGTGTTCAGAGGAGAGACTGTCACTCTCAGATGTGATATTCAGGGAAGTGGAGACACTCAGTGGACGTATAGCTGGAATAAGAATGATCACCCAGTTTACCCACACATAACAACACAGGAGATCAGTATCAGCTTTATTGTAGAGTCTGACAGTGGTAAATACACCtgcagaggagagaggaggagtgaCTCTCAGAGATCAGAGATCAGTGATGCTGTTACACTGACTGTATCTG CTGAAGCCCAGGCAGTGCTGAGTGTGTCTCCACAGAGCTGGCTGACTGAAGGAGACTCAGTGACTCTAAGCTGTGAGGTCAGAGGCTCCTCAATAGGCTGGACATTTAGCTGGTACAGAGCCGTTCCCTACAGACAAGGCTTAACTCAAATAAAAGACTCTCGTGGCTATTTTATACATTGTGTGGAGCTCATCTCAGACAGCAGCAGAGGATCTGGAACCAACTACACACTCAgccctgctgctcttcatcacACAGGAGTTTATATgtgcagagcagagagaggagacCCAGCCTATCACACACAGTCCAGCAATCCACACCCTCTATGGATCACAG GTTTGTCTCCTCCAGCAAGTCTGACCATCAGTCCCAGCAGATCTCAACACTTTTACCTGGACTCTCTCTCACTGAGCTGTAAGGGGCAGAGTAACTCTACTGGATGGAAAGTGAGACGATACACACAGAGTGTGTCAGATTGTTCACCAAGCTGGGGATCAGTTACAGGATCTACATGCAACATCAGCTTCCTCTCCACATCTCACACTGGAGTGTACTGGTGTGAGTCTGAATCTGGAGGGAGCAGCAGTCCTGTCAACATCACAGTGCACA GTGGTGCTGTGATTCTGGACAATCCTGTCCATCCTGTGACTGAGGGAGATCCTCTGACTCTACGCTGTTTATATCGCCACACAAAGCCCTCAGACCTCACAGCTGATTTCTATAAAGATGGATCATTCCTCCAGAACCAGACTACAGGAGAGATGACCATCCATACTGTCTCAAAGTCAGATGAAGGTCTCTATCACTGTAAACTCCCAGAGGGAGGAGAATCTCCACAGAGCTGGGTCTCAGTCAGAG GTTTTTCAGTTTCTACAGGTTCAGCAGCTGACTCTTCTCTCAGTCtggttggagtgtgtgtgggagtgagtTTGACCCTGCTGTTCATCATTGTGCTGATTCTGCTGTGGTTCTACAAATCTAACAAAG GAAACCAGCAGAACAACAACCAGACACAACCAGAGCAGAGTCAAAGAGGGTCAGGAGCTGAAGTCTCTCAGTGTGGATACACTCCACTGGAAGCTG GAAGTGCACACATTTATGACGCTGTTGAACAAGCAA ATGAAGCTGCAGATACACCCAGTGATGTCACTTACTCAGAGATCATCATCAGTAAGAAAAAAGCCAAGAACAGAG GCAAAGAAATTTCTGCACAATCATCACAGATGGACACAATTTACTCCATCCTTCAGTCAGACAAAGCCACAG ATTCTGCTGCTGGATCCTCAGACGTGACGTATGCTGAGATtgaactgaaaaagaaaaagaaacccaAGGAAAAAAAAG AGAAGGTCAGTGTGAACGCTGACACTGTGTACTCAGAGGTGCAGCAGAACACAGACAGAG gtCATGTTTCTGGACTTGGTGAATCAGCATATTTTATTAACTGA
- the LOC140561988 gene encoding Fc receptor-like protein 5 isoform X2: MEFSPLSVILLLISLFGAERAEAQNYPYLSVQPHGPQIFSGETVTLTCVLPGQIVTDWRYHWYSNNIHLNSSDKHDYIIPNIKTHQSSTYRCCWYYKYAEGHYGCSADVILTVIERPRASLILALTGQIFSGETVTLTCDIKALTDTQWRYSWYKDDGENPVYSSDWEKQSVSVRESDSGKYTCKGQRRSDSQRSEISDAVTLTVSALPRATLTVEPDSTVFTGESVTLKCEIDTLDGWTYQWKKQNNLHGWSAVSQSVSHTVNSNTVTISGDAVVNRDQYWCRGERHDRPNSSQYSNSVTLSVTALPRATLTVEPDSTVFTGESVTLKCEIQSYSNWRYQWYKGSRRTAVSQSQLNFFTFISSAADQGQYWCRGERAGRPTSSQESNRVYLSVKETPKPELTSSFKGAALIGNPVTLYCELDQSAGWRFYWSKHSQTPESETTTGTHSYTIRSVSVSDGGQYWCRAGRGNPVYYTQYSDALWVNVTGNPKATVSIKPDNQVFRGETVTLRCDIQGSGDTQWTYSWNKNDHPVYPHITTQEISISFIVESDSGKYTCRGERRSDSQRSEISDAVTLTVSAEAQAVLSVSPQSWLTEGDSVTLSCEVRGSSIGWTFSWYRAVPYRQGLTQIKDSRGYFIHCVELISDSSRGSGTNYTLSPAALHHTGVYMCRAERGDPAYHTQSSNPHPLWITGLSPPASLTISPSRSQHFYLDSLSLSCKGQSNSTGWKVRRYTQSVSDCSPSWGSVTGSTCNISFLSTSHTGVYWCESESGGSSSPVNITVHSGAVILDNPVHPVTEGDPLTLRCLYRHTKPSDLTADFYKDGSFLQNQTTGEMTIHTVSKSDEGLYHCKLPEGGESPQSWVSVRVSTGSAADSSLSLVGVCVGVSLTLLFIIVLILLWFYKSNKGNQQNNNQTQPEQSQRGSGAEVSQCGYTPLEAGSAHIYDAVEQANEAADTPSDVTYSEIIISKKKAKNRGKEISAQSSQMDTIYSILQSDKATDSAAGSSDVTYAEIELKKKKKPKEKKEKVSVNADTVYSEVQQNTDRGHVSGLGESAYFIN; the protein is encoded by the exons ATGGAGTTCAGTCCACTCTCTGTAATCCTCT TGCTGATTTCACTCTTTGGAGCTGAGCGTGCTGAAG CGCAGAATTATCCATATTTGAGTGTGCAGCCTCATGGACCACAGATATTCAGTGGAGAGACCGTTACACTCACATGTGTCTTACCAGGACAGATAGTAACTGACTGGAGATACCACTGGTACAGCAACAACATTCATCTTAACTCCTCTGATAAACACGATTACATCATACCAAACATCAAAACACATCAGAGCTCAACCTACAGATGTTGCTGGTATTATAAATATGCAGAAGGACACTATGGATGTTCTGCTGATGTGATTCTCACAGTGATAG AGAGACCAAGAGCTTCACTGATTCTGGCTCTTACTGGACAGATATTTAGTGGAGAGACAGTAACTCTCACATGTGACATAAAAGCACTCACAGACACTCAGTGGAGATACAGCTGGTATAAAGATGATGGAGAGAATCCAGTTTATTCCTCTGATTGGGAAAAGCAATCAGTCAGTGTTAGAGAGTCTGACAGTGGTAAATACACCTGCAAAGGACAGAGGAGGAGTGACTCTCAGAGATCAGAGATCAGTGATGCTGTTACACTGACTGTATCTG CTTTACCCAGAGCTACGCTGACTGTAGAACCAGACAgtactgtgttcactggagagTCAGTCACTCTGAAGTGTGAGATTGACACTCTTGATGGATGGACATATCAGTGGAAGAAGCAGAATAATCTGCATGGATGGTCTGCAGTGTCTCAGTCTGTGTCTCACACTGTAAACAGCAACACTGTCACCATCAGTGGAGATGCTGTGGTTAATAGAGATCAGTATTGGTGTAGAGGAGAACGACACGACCGACCAAATTCGTCACAGTACAGTAACTCTGTTACACTCTCTGTTACAG CTTTACCCAGAGCTACACTGACTGTAGAGCCAGACAgtactgtgttcactggagagTCAGTCACTCTGAAGTGTGAGATACAATCTTACAGTAACTGGAGATATCAGTGGTATAAAGGCAGCAGGAGAACTGCAGTCTCCCAGTCTCAGCTAAACTTCTTCACCTTCATCAGTTCAGCAGCAGATCAGGGTCAATACTGgtgtagaggagagagagctggCAGACCCACATCATCTCAGGAGAGTAACAGAGTGTATCTCTCTGTTAAAG aaacacctaaacctgaactcacatccagctttaaaggagCTGCACTGATAGGAAACCCGGTGACTCTGTACTGTGAACTGGACCAGTCCGCTGGATGGAGGTTTTACTGGTCCAAACACTCACAGACCCCTGAAAGTGAGACCACCACTGGAACACACTCCTACACCATCAGATCAGTTAGCGTCTCTGATGGAGGTCAGTACTGGTGCAGAGCTGGGAGAGGAAACCCAGTCTACTACACTCAGTACAGTGATGCACTCTGGGTAAATGTTACTG GGAATCCTAAAGCTACTGTGTCCATAAAGCCTGATAATCAGGTGTTCAGAGGAGAGACTGTCACTCTCAGATGTGATATTCAGGGAAGTGGAGACACTCAGTGGACGTATAGCTGGAATAAGAATGATCACCCAGTTTACCCACACATAACAACACAGGAGATCAGTATCAGCTTTATTGTAGAGTCTGACAGTGGTAAATACACCtgcagaggagagaggaggagtgaCTCTCAGAGATCAGAGATCAGTGATGCTGTTACACTGACTGTATCTG CTGAAGCCCAGGCAGTGCTGAGTGTGTCTCCACAGAGCTGGCTGACTGAAGGAGACTCAGTGACTCTAAGCTGTGAGGTCAGAGGCTCCTCAATAGGCTGGACATTTAGCTGGTACAGAGCCGTTCCCTACAGACAAGGCTTAACTCAAATAAAAGACTCTCGTGGCTATTTTATACATTGTGTGGAGCTCATCTCAGACAGCAGCAGAGGATCTGGAACCAACTACACACTCAgccctgctgctcttcatcacACAGGAGTTTATATgtgcagagcagagagaggagacCCAGCCTATCACACACAGTCCAGCAATCCACACCCTCTATGGATCACAG GTTTGTCTCCTCCAGCAAGTCTGACCATCAGTCCCAGCAGATCTCAACACTTTTACCTGGACTCTCTCTCACTGAGCTGTAAGGGGCAGAGTAACTCTACTGGATGGAAAGTGAGACGATACACACAGAGTGTGTCAGATTGTTCACCAAGCTGGGGATCAGTTACAGGATCTACATGCAACATCAGCTTCCTCTCCACATCTCACACTGGAGTGTACTGGTGTGAGTCTGAATCTGGAGGGAGCAGCAGTCCTGTCAACATCACAGTGCACA GTGGTGCTGTGATTCTGGACAATCCTGTCCATCCTGTGACTGAGGGAGATCCTCTGACTCTACGCTGTTTATATCGCCACACAAAGCCCTCAGACCTCACAGCTGATTTCTATAAAGATGGATCATTCCTCCAGAACCAGACTACAGGAGAGATGACCATCCATACTGTCTCAAAGTCAGATGAAGGTCTCTATCACTGTAAACTCCCAGAGGGAGGAGAATCTCCACAGAGCTGGGTCTCAGTCAGAG TTTCTACAGGTTCAGCAGCTGACTCTTCTCTCAGTCtggttggagtgtgtgtgggagtgagtTTGACCCTGCTGTTCATCATTGTGCTGATTCTGCTGTGGTTCTACAAATCTAACAAAG GAAACCAGCAGAACAACAACCAGACACAACCAGAGCAGAGTCAAAGAGGGTCAGGAGCTGAAGTCTCTCAGTGTGGATACACTCCACTGGAAGCTG GAAGTGCACACATTTATGACGCTGTTGAACAAGCAA ATGAAGCTGCAGATACACCCAGTGATGTCACTTACTCAGAGATCATCATCAGTAAGAAAAAAGCCAAGAACAGAG GCAAAGAAATTTCTGCACAATCATCACAGATGGACACAATTTACTCCATCCTTCAGTCAGACAAAGCCACAG ATTCTGCTGCTGGATCCTCAGACGTGACGTATGCTGAGATtgaactgaaaaagaaaaagaaacccaAGGAAAAAAAAG AGAAGGTCAGTGTGAACGCTGACACTGTGTACTCAGAGGTGCAGCAGAACACAGACAGAG gtCATGTTTCTGGACTTGGTGAATCAGCATATTTTATTAACTGA